In Lycium ferocissimum isolate CSIRO_LF1 unplaced genomic scaffold, AGI_CSIRO_Lferr_CH_V1 ctg10312, whole genome shotgun sequence, the genomic stretch AACCCTTTCACGAATCGCTTAACCCTCTCTTCCACCGTAGGCACAAGCTGGACGGCATAACAGGACAACGAATGGAACCGAGCCTCATAAGCAGCCACAGACAAATTACCCTGCTCAATATTACAAAACTTATCACGCCTCTAGTCCCCTTAAGGTAAGAGGAACATTCTTGTCTAAGAACACCTGGTAAAACTGAGTCCATGTCAACGGAGGCGATCCACTGGCCTGCACTCTACAAAATCCTTCCACCATAACatggcatcacccaagagctggaaggtcacaaactcaacaCCATACTTCTCCGCTAACCCTATTTTGTGAAGCCTCTCATGACAGTCCATAATGAACTCATAAGCCTCCTCAACCTCAATgccaaagaactctggaggctttatcttagtgaacctccagAACAAATCATGCTCATCCCCGATCAACACCGGACCTCCCACTGGTCTAGGAAATACCTCCAGTCTTGGAGCCTCATCCAAACGAGGAGCCACAGCTGCAGCATGCTGTAACCCCAGAGCACGAACTCCGCCTGGAGCTGGATCACCCACTCTGGCACCCTGAGCACCTGGAACAGCTGGTAACACACCTGCCTCTGTCAACCCATTCAGCAGGTTCAACACTCGAACCATAACATCTGACAACACTGGAGGAGCTATAATATCTAGGCCGAGTCGGTCTTTCGCCGCAAACTCGCCGCCTCATCTGGAATTACCTAAGGCTCATGGGACTCAGCGCGGGCCTAACCAGCTATAGGAGCCCCACCCCTGGCTAGTCTTTGCTCCCTACCTTTGCCACGGCCACGGCCCCTGGCTGGCCTCCACCATGAACTATTGCCCTAGCGGCCTACCCTCCACCGCGAGTTATGGCCCTAGAGGCTGGCACGTTACCTCATTAGTTGTTACTGCAACTGCatgagtcctcaccatctgtgagaaaatagaaagaaaagtcagatactaattttgaatcatccagataccaattggaatcaaatagcacgaaagaaagaattcgaattttcctagtgtccccTAGCCTCTTGAAGATAAGTATAGACGTCTACGTACCGATCTGTAAGACTTTaatagacatgtccttgtacaatgagatcgacgaacctagagctctaataccaactttgtcaccaTCTAAgtagccgtgagtggcacccacactatttttccctagtgggcgaaccatctaTTTAACCAAACATCCAAATGATTACCAATTACTTAGCCACTTTTACACAAGTCAAGAATATAACAGATATAATAATCACCAAaatgtctagtcatgccataaatgaATAACAATTATAGATGTCCAACTATTACaacccaaaattcgaaagtcatcgtacaaggactctaaaacataaactgTCTAAGGAAATAGCAATGCgtctgaaataacataagtaatgtctggaatgaaaatagacatcaataagagaagatcttcaggcggcctggcatggataggagcttaCCCACATATCTGTCGAAACTGGCCTCACGCTAAATATAAGATATGGTAGATGTcgctggatcacaatctgcactcaaaagaatgcagcaaggtagtatcagtgcaagcactatgtaccggtagatatcattggctgactaagattaggatcattcataaaatcataaaatcaatagaatagacAGATACGCACAACAGCACATAACCCCACGAAATCATCAACAAGAACCATCCAACACCGAAATAAGATAAGCCCACACCAATAACAATCAATAAGAGTAACTCAACTCACGTCATTACCAACACAACCGTAACTCAcgaattatctcaactctgtcacatatccgttcgcacatgctaaatggtattatTTGCTCAAATAGCCAGGacttgcaggggacccatggtgtccatgtaccactcactcCGAAACTAACCttggatcacgagcccataactaggccacattcTCACCCCCtttcaaatgtgccttttcatatttatatgttcTTTCTCATTTCAATGTATTTTCGTCCCAACAATCAATAGGGAATGTGAATAgtcaataaatcaatatcaaggaaCATAAGTCACCGTGTCACAAGTTATATCAAGAcccaagaatcaattcatcaatagcatgaataagggattactccaagtcaacaagaagagtattctttaactccttctttttcatatcataatagttcatcacataattaatcaatcaatatcaaacttaggaatttccaaccacactttatgtctgaagccctaatcatgcttcttctatcaatttcataacatatacaatcaactaatctaagtctaactcaagtagaccgtaacctacctcaacacAGAACCGACACAATGGAAGTTATTCCACGTGCGCCTTTCCTTTTCACAACGCCTCGGAGCGTtgaaagtctagaaatatagcgCTGCATTAGTATTCGAATCATCTAATTAAACAACACACAAATTGAAAAGGGAACCCCACTTATTTCTACTCTTTccaaatgggtgaactatcactaagtGTGAATTCATCATAAAGTCAACCCCAACCATCATACTATTCCTATTCATGGATTTCAaatcaattcaacccttttacaagcaacttttatgctaaagttaccatctttatgaaaccctaagtctccatacatcattctcatccattagaacttgaattccCACCCTAGGAAATGATAATCTATAACCTTAGATGaataaataacaataaaatCACTAACCCATTCGTTATTCAagggtttcttaagttctagggctttagtcctttcattcaccattagcgaaccttaaactaatcatggaacttaaTAAGATGATAGACCGAACAAAGcaaagggttgagacttacctttcaagagtattttagccctagccttagaaaatcgCCACAAGTGTTCTTGGAAATTATTTTGGAGTTATGTGGGGAATGAGTTCGGAAATAAGATTATAAAACGCTGATTTtgcctcccgtcgaccgctACAGCTGTCGGCTTCTCACTGCAACGATCAATTtctcgctgcagcggtctcgtTATAATGGGAATTATCTTGCTATGGCAGACCTCATTAATTCCCCCTATCCCACGGCGGCGGTCCCCCACCTACTATGACGGACTCGCTACAGCGGTCCCACAACCCATTGTAGCGGTCCATTTTAACCAATAGCTCAGGTTTTTCCACCAGTTTTCACTCAAAAATTCCAACACCAATACGAGGCCCTACAGACTCAAACTAAAtttgcacatatatataaaaacacgcCACGAACTCACCCACGGCCTCGGACTTCCAAACGGAGGTCTAGTATACTAAGTCACCCCAATAACGACCTAGTGAGTCGTTACAGCATTGCTAGGCACCAAGCTTTTCAAACTCTATCACCTGATCTTTTTTTGCTCTGCAACGACTTTGAAAGACTCTTTAGGGGCTTGGAAAGGACAGAGAGAGGCATGAGAGGTCTCTCCGCAGGATCACACGATTTCTATGTTTCCTGTTGGAGACGAGCAATGTTGATCCCGATGCCCTGATCACCCCCCTGCAACCCCCTAGTTTAGTTGTTTAGTCTTTTAGCTttagtttttatgtatattttcattttcgTGAAAGATTTTTGCAAAGCTTTCATTTGTGAAAGTTGTAGATGGAAGCTTTTGGGCTTTCATATGTGTCTAATGGATGAAaactctcatatgatgtattaaagttttattataatgtttaaatagtgtcaagtatttttatttatttataacttttttagacaaatattagTGATTTAAGGACCATTACATGTGCTTAAACTCTTTGGATCATGTGTCTGATGGATGGAaactctcatatgatgtattaaagtattattataatttttaaatcgtatcaagtatttttatttattttattttatttatttatggctttTTTGGACAAATATTAGTGATTTAAGGACCATTACGTATGCTTAAACTCCTTGGATAGTGTGTCTAATGGATGGGGATTCTCacatgatgtattaaagtgatattttaatgtttaaatagtatcatggctttttatttatttatgccttTTTCTAGAtttggggttcacttttttttttttggtgtgtgtgtgtgtgtggggggggggggggggggaggggagggggAGGTGTCGGACTTATGCAAATTTAGAAGGCTTCTCATTCCGACAGTCGCCTTTATTACTAATCAACTGCAACAGTCTATAATAGTTTGTGACGATGAATTATTGTCATTTATATTGGTTTATTATTAGTTTGGTTTATAATTGACCCAGAACACTTGGCTTTATTTCAACTGACCCAACCACATATTTTTTACAATggtaataatataaaaaaaaataaaaattacaatgATCACAATACACCCATCCCTATATAAAACTGACCCAAAATTCAAACTCATCCATTGtctcttttcttgatcaaaCACTTCCATAGTCcattttcttgatcaaacttCTACATTATCTTTCTTGATCAAACTCCtcaattatcttttttcttgatcaaaacaCCCAAAATGTCTCAGCTATCCGAAACATATCAACTACAAGGTCCCCACATTTGTTTGTGAGGTGAATACACTGTCTTGAAGAAATCACGCAGCATAAAGAATCCAGGTAGTAGATTCTTTAATTGTGCAGTTGGAACTGTGAATTTTTAATTCCTAAAGTATGTGTTTTTATGTGGTTTCAGTATAAAAACCTCtaattgaatgttgtttgttttaGGAATATGGTGGCTGCAACTATTTCAGGTTTATTGATCCCCACCCCGACACAGCagcaaaaaaaatctcaaatgaGCCCAGGACCTAGAAGGAGCCCAGGTGGATCAAAGACACCAACATCAAAAGGCTTAATTAGATTTGACCTGTTTCGTCGTTATTGTATTTCTgatacttttgaccctttccggagcttggttagctcacttttgacccgaggggaccgttgacacacttcccgaggtgtttagatttgattcgggcgacttttgtgaaatttgggcttaaagcgaaaaagagttgactcaaaattgacttttggataaacggaccttttttggaaGTCTGTCAATTCTGAGAGGCCCGGGgccatttagaacttgtgtgtatatttggttcggtcCCTAATGCAATTGGATGCATTTTTGGACTTGGGTCGGGAAGTTgtaattgaggtatcgggggttgactcggtcaacgagacctccgttgagaaTTTCAAGGCCACGAacgcgttcgtagcgtgttttaaTGTGTTTCTATGCATGTATTTTGTGAGTAGATGGCCCCGGGAATTATTCAGAAATTAGAGTTGAAGTGTGAGCGGGAAAGTTTCTAATGTCACGGTGCAGCTTTGGCGGCAGCGGCCACGCAACGATGTATGCATTGACGGTCACCCTACCGCTGAAGCGGTCCTTCCCAATTGGgcatgaccgctgtagcggtcatgGGACCACTGGAGCGGTAGTAGTGTCggggaagcgggtgacgggcagttagttcattaaatgaagtgttgaAAGCCCAAAGTCTATCATTTAATACCATTCAAAAAATTGAGCTCTTGAGAAATAATCTAGTGGATTCTTGGAggagattcttggtggtaagtcctccTAACCTTcttgctaattcattattcctagtTATCTAGAACCTCCTTTTCCTTATTAGttcattagtaatggaagattaaaagaaGTGGGTTTGATGGATTTTTCTATCTAGGCTTTTTAATGATCAAATTGATTAGGTTTATGCtggattatgatgtatctaaggttgttaatcatatatctctCATTATTAGTGCTAAATTCTTaaatctaagagttagggtttatacccaaaatttggggttttgcttgaatttcgaaattgggtgaatccttgagttaatttagcaattagttgatgacAAAATGAGTCACTTTGTTGCAAATTAAAACTTGATAGTGGCCTCTTTGCCAAATGTTCTCTACTGATTTAATAGCAGAAGAAAGAATATATAATATGACGTCTACATTTTATATgggcaaaagtcatagatagccTCCTAAACTTTGCCACATTTTCCTCTCGAGTATCTAAACCGAGGGTTGTACCTATGGGTACCTAAACCAGTCCAAATTCGATCCCATTGGGTACCTTTTTCACAATAATCAGCAAAATTAGGAGAGTGTATTACACTCTCCATGTAACGTAACTTTGTCAAATGAAAACATGACACGTGCcgattgggggggggggggggtccatcataataattaaaaaataaattatacaacccccccccccccccccccatcccCCCCCAAATTTCTCCGCCCCCTCCACCCCTAACCGCAAAAGAAACGGGCCGCTCCATTAATTTGGCCAGACCACCACCCCAATAGCCCCCCACCCCCACTAATAATTTATTctccttttcttcttatttgGTCTATCAATGTCTTTCTGAAGACCACCAACCTTTAAAGTTCTTGCTAAATATAAGTTAACCAATGAAaggtgagataaaaaaaaagaagtcataGTAATGGTGAATCCCCATTTTTTCCGGTGAATAAAATGGTAATGCTACTTTTCAGATCTAAAAAGGACAAAGAAAATGGTGGTAAGAAATAACATCCAATtcacaaattaattttatatatataaataaataaaagaaatgaagtgttataatgaagaagaagaagagaaaaaaaaaaaaaaggaagaagaagaggaaaagaagaagaagaagaagaagaagaagaagaagaagaagaagaagaataggaGACGTACAGTGGAGTGGGCGAAAAGGAAGGGGTGGGGTGGGATCAGGGGACAGACgggcggggggagggggggcAGGTGGattagttttttatttatttatctattaaattttatttaaaagaggtaaaattttaatcaagaaaaaaaaataaggaaaaaaatggctGTCCACGCGCCCAATAAAAAGTGGACCTAATTGCTGCGCCACGTAGGCAAAAGGTACCCAATGGGATCGAATTTAGGCTTTTTAGATCGTAAAATATGACTCTAGATTTGGGTACGCCCCAGAGAAAATGTGATAAAGTTTAGGGGAAATGTCATGCTCTTTTGcactttttatatatttataagtgGAAAAGACGCGGTACTATGCACATGAATGCAGAAGACATTCCACATGCGTATAACAATGTACTTGTGAGACGTCAAAGacctaaaataaataaatagaattatatagaaaggatAATGGGCGTAGAAATATTGGTCGCTAGATAATAGTTCATGGATTGATACTGCAAATGGCTGTCAAATATAGTTGGTAACGGTTGTATAGCACTACTAGCACCTGCCCCAACTCATATATATCCCAACTTATGAGTTATGAAATTGTAACCATATATTCAAACTCTTTTTTTCCTTGTAATTCTTTCATCGAACTAGAATAAGGAAAGCCTACTTTGTGATTCTAGTCCAATCCATTCTTCTCGTAGCAATTAGCATATAGACTTTATGATTTATTCTAGCTTGTTAATTACTACTGTCTTACAATATCgggcgcgggggggggggggggggggggcgggcgTAAAAGTCATATTTCAGAACTTccttaatttcctttttttcttcggAAGATTTAATGAAGTTGCATTCGTTCGCATTGACAACAGATTGTTTATACCTAGTACatttatagtatttttatttttatttaacgTACGTTTCATAATTTACTTAGATAATTTATTCCTAGTGTTATTTGACatattatgaatatgaaataGATATATTATTTCGATAGATATACTCAAGCATGATTTACGTATTAAGTTCGCCTGCGTGACCCATACGTCCCAACAACAATCTCATTAGCACAAAAGTAATCAAAAGTATAGTATTATTTTgactaaccatatgcaattacacaatataataattaaaaaaaataattctacaGAAACTTTTAATGCATGACGTGGAATGGTAGACGGACTCTGTATTACGACGTTGATTAGGatttttgtcaaaattttacttttaattttgCAACCCGCAActttcaaagaaaagaaaaagaataataaaattgAGAGAAACGATGTAAAGGGTAAGCTCCACCACTAAAATAATGAAGATATCTTGGCACTATTTTAATGAGATGTAATTAGTGAAACAAGAGGGACAAAAAACAGAATGGTTTGGAAATAACATGACAATCTAGACTTTGTTAAGTGCAATGGTTTTCTTGATAAAGTAACGACTTTTATGTTGCAGTTTCCTTTCCTCTGCTGGATCTTCCACTTTCAGAAAATATGCGTTTCCACTGCACTCTACCACCCCCTTGCTTATTTTTTCTGGATCAGCCTAGGGTGTACCGAATAACATTTTGGGTTTATGTCAAGGTATTTTCGAACCTTAGAATTATATAACATTATGTGGGGTAAGTCCAGTAAATTTCTCGTTGAAGACATATAGATAAGTAAATAGAGGTAGCTTTTCTGATAAAGGTTTTCGTTTCTAATCTCACCGACCCATTATAAGAAAGAATTTCCATGACACATAAAAAGAATTAAACCCCCACGTTAGTCgtgttgaagaaaaaaaggccACAGCTTTGCTGCCATTAATAGTTGGGATCAGATCTATCCATGTTGTTGTAAAAATGCACTAGAATTGTTCTCGTGGACAAACGACAAAAGCTTTTCATCAACATGTTGGCCTTTTTTAATAGGAAAATGGTACAATAAGATTTATTGATCCAAATTTGCAGCTGAACGTTGCCAAAAGTTCGCATTTTTCCGCCATTTTCTCAACCGCCATCCCTTAATATTCCTCTAAATAGATCATCACCAAAATAATTTATTCTGACCCACGTGTCTACCATAGTTATTCCACCGCCATTTCTCGCTCCCATGATGCTTGCCGAAAGGAAGACACAAAAATCACCCATCTAGACGATCTCTCTCGCACCTTCGTCACTGTCATTTTTCCACTTACCATTTTTTCTCTGCCAGAAGACTAGTGATCCTCTTAGTTTAGTTGATGTGTGGTTAGCCAATGACTGAAATCCATGTGTTGGTGTAGGTAGTTCAATTTTTGACAATGTGATCCATGTCTATAAAAATAGGTGTACAGATATTttggaatgattagaattaTGTCCCTTCATTCGCAAACTTGAAATTATCTCTTCAATGGGGATTTGTACAGTGAATACAATCGGTTGAGATGCTAACATGACCTTGGGTGAAAAATTAAACTTTGgcataaaatgaaaaagtaattttcAACAAATTTACAAAGTGGTGTCATGTTTCActattcttttttcaaaaaggaaGTAGAGagtcttctatttttttattttaaattttcttgtaGCATGATGGTAAGGAAAAACAATGACCATGAAAATTAAACTCAAATCAATTGTGTGGAAACTCTCACTGATACAATTAAATTAGAAGTCTAGTCTCGATAGAGAATCTCTTCACGTACATCTGATCTCGTCAAAGACCTATtcctctctatctctctctacccccgtttttttttggggaaatatttaatttttcagAAGATGTCATGTCATTCATTTATCCCCTTTTGTTGAGGGATGGGGCTATATTGTAAACTAATTCTATAGAAgtattccaatttttttttattttttttaatcatgttCAAAGTGGTTCCCAAGCTGCATATACATTGTCGTCTTCCGGAAAAGTGGTGGAATTTCCATAAGCTTGTTGATGATCAGGAAACACAATACTGCTATCGTTTTCTTGATATTGTGTCATTTCCGCGCAAATTAATGCCACCAAATTGGTGTTTTGGTTCTGCACATGTAAGATCTCTACTTGAGCCTTTGCAAGGTCTGCTTGAAGCTCACTTATTTGCTTCTGCAGCTGGAAAATTGCACCGGCACAACCGTATACTGGATCTCTGATCCTTGCATTTGCCTCGTATACCATGCTATTCACTGTATCTGCTCTTTGATCCTCTGGAAGCTCCTATAaccaaaaatgaataaatttgaGAGCTCGTGTTGGACAGTTAATGCTAATTAATTGATAAAATTAGTACACTAGCTTGTGtgattgtaaatcatttcattaaaaataaaaagggaagttttaagttaaattatttagaattaaaaagaaagtgTATTACATAAATTGAGTCAGAGAGAGTATCTATATTTGCATTTGAATATGATTAgtagtgaaaatgaagaaagagggTACGTACCTGTAGCAATTTGATGATGTTGCTAGCTCCAAAGACTCTATGAGCAATAGTGAACTTAAGGGGTTCGGTAGGGGGAAAGTATGGTGCCAACACACATTTATCCACGCATCTCCGACGAAGAATTTTGCAGGCTGCGCACGGCGTCAGGATCACCTGTGGTGGAGGTGACGGAGGAGCAGCCAATATACTTCTCGGAGATCCACCAGCAGAATCACTAGAGTGGGGATATGTAGTTTGTGTACTAATTGTGGTTTTATCAATGCAATCCATGGTGGACTGTGGGGAGGATTGGGACTGCCAAATGTGAAATGTCTCGTGTCCAAAGTGTGACTATTGTGGAGCGCGTTAAGAGTTGTGATATAGCAGAGTACACGCAGCAATGATATATATAGGGAGACAGACGAAAAAGAATCCAGGGAATACTTATTGACGTCTCTCTACGTAATTGGCCTACTTAATTACGTCATCATAGGATGAATTTTTTCTACCATAATAATGCGGGTAGTAACATAAGTTCTTGACgaagaaaaaattggaaaatatgcatgtatatgtatagaattACATCACCAGGTCACACTTACCTTTATtaaaatgatttatagtcatAGAAATTTCTTATTACAGACTATAAGTTtcaaaattattcttttttttttttttttaatttcatgctCAATCAAATATTTTCACATAAATTCTGATGGAGAGAGTACTACTTAAAGTcataaaatagagaaaaatattttgagataacgAAAATTTATCTTTGGGAAGCTTTTAGCTTTACTAAGTAGGCTTTACAAAGTAGGCAAAGAACCAAACTCCATAATTTTCTTCCATGCAGTAAAGAATAAAAGTGTAAATTAGGACACAGATCAAACTTTATGAATAGTATAAAACTAGTGAAAATGTTCGTAACCGATgcgaaatttataaaaatattaataatttttaaaataataattttattaagttAGTTGAGATAAAATggatcaattttaattttagtacattgattaaataaaaaggtgatatttttattggagttggagtttAGACCGTATTTATTTATTGCGGATTTTCTACTAAAGATAActaattttaaaattcaaataaaaaacacaaataaaaactaacaaaagtaaaaacataagaaaacaaaacaacGATCTTATTGTTGGTTATATTCACTCATGTCGtcaaatttcatatatatatatatatatatatatatatatatatatatatatatatatatatatttttttttgccaagTAAAGTATATATCCACAACTCCACATACAACTAACCTACAATTTGTGTGcaataatttcaaatatttggttgataaataaaattcaactcaaatgctcatttatagatatatgtatGAGCATTATAAAtgtatgtataatattagttgCTCGGAggcttaatttaaaaaatatatatgtacaatattTGAATTTCGAGTGCAGAAAAATCTTTAACCTTCAACAAAACGTCAAATGCCTCGCACCAAGTGGACTATGAACgttttttaattcaattttaaattaaatccaATTCAAGTACTCGTTTCGAGAGATATATGTACAATAGCGCTTGTTTGCAAGCCCTATTCAAAATAGATATATGCACAATATTCGGATTTTGAGCATAAAAGAAATCTTTAACTTTAAGAAAATGCCAAAATACGTCGTATCAATTGAACTATGAACGTTAATTTGAAAGGATTAGAAATGTTACTGCTAATGTGCTAATAATAGACAATAGGAATCTATATTCAAGTGAATTTTCTCGCAGAGGTCCACAAAAGCCGCCGCAATGAATCATTCTCgatgaaaaaaaatttctctCCTAACTGAACAACTTATCTTAGGACTCGTTTTCCTTTATTTCCCTAGAAAAATTACAAGCAATGAGTCAAAATAAACATTAGAACAACTATGGATATATTGCATTGTGGAGTAAAACACACGGTAAAAACATATACCTTATTAACTTGATTTTTAGATGAACATTCAGAATTTAGATAAGCTTTGTCAGCCTTTTATACTCATCATTCAAAATAGTACTTTCACTGCctcaatttatgtgtcataaTTCTAACTTTTAGAATCAAAATTCTTAATTGTGATAGTAAATTCGGACATAGAATCTTAAAATTTTtggaataaaatttatatatttaaaaactacgtAAAAGGTACTCAACTCacaataatttataatttaaaaggCATTCAAGAGAATAAGGTCAAAGATAAACTCGTTTAATAATTCGAAATGAACACCATCACCAACTAAGTTGGGGAGGAGGGAGTATTTGCGTCAAACAACACCTTCACCTAAAAATTTACAATACTAGTCTATTACTAACGCCTTTCATATGAAAAGTCAAATAGTTAGATAACTGAAATTAAGGAAGATAAATGaattaagatcaagaaaataaaacttgtcaagaaggaaaaattgtTATGAAttgagaaaacaaaaagaacagATATTATCTTGTAATCATCCTAGCGAAGCTAAGCGTAAATAATGGCATAAACAGAAAGTGCAAAATGCAGCAAATGCTTAGAAGGATGTAGGAAAAAACTAATTCATTCTTAGCCTCTATTTATAATATGGTTATTTGGAATATGTAGAGACCTACATAGAAGATGGAACCACCCATTTAATTACAGGTTATTAAAGCACGTTTAATTTGGAATATGCATAATCTACACAGTGGAGGGGAAGTAAATTAACCACCCACAAACAGGTTATTTACATCACTCATTTATAGGTTAGTTAAGAGCACTTTTAAAATGTAATTTAATGAAACGTTTCAGTATGATAagtgttgctcccaaacgcacacgcaagtatacgcggtcgtacaagtaatatagactgttaagtccagatatcgatcccacagacaCTTAGATTCTCTttgttaaactaattcaaattcggatgaaactattcaagaaagtgaaaatcaagatgtttgttgAACTAAACTATAAccgaaaagtaaacaatttgatGGGTGTTTGTTATGCTTCtgaatatcttgacaaagattgtaagaattatcggatgagagaaagatctagggtcatggctttcgacaatccgaTTGATCTTCGACAATTGCACCTATCTTATttctgggttactagttgacgggttaattatgctttatgatattctctcaaCTACTTACAAGCCAGTATATTCTTCGTAATGCCTATATCTCTCTATGGCAattagaggtaacaagaacgcatttatttctccgtattcaactaagtagggctaaagggtatatctcatCCTCGATAGCGAATCGATTAAATCgaaaaactct encodes the following:
- the LOC132041469 gene encoding LOB domain-containing protein 1-like, translated to MDCIDKTTISTQTTYPHSSDSAGGSPRSILAAPPSPPPQVILTPCAACKILRRRCVDKCVLAPYFPPTEPLKFTIAHRVFGASNIIKLLQELPEDQRADTVNSMVYEANARIRDPVYGCAGAIFQLQKQISELQADLAKAQVEILHVQNQNTNLVALICAEMTQYQENDSSIVFPDHQQAYGNSTTFPEDDNVYAAWEPL